A region of the Stieleria neptunia genome:
GGAAATCGTTTTTGATGGAAGTCGCCGACCGCACGCCGGCGGACCGCAAAGGTGGTCACTTGGCACGTCGTGCCGACGGGCAACTGTTGCTACGTGAAAAAGCCCAATGCCACGGCGACGAAGAAGCACAGTTTCAAGACATCACCACGCATCGCTACTTCAACACCAACAACTTGTGGATCGACTTGGTCGCCCTGTCCGAGTTCCTTGATTCCAACGATGGCGTCGTCTCGCTGCCGACGATCACGAACCGAAAAACGGTTGACCCCAAAGACGCTTCCTCGACCGCGGTCTACCAGTTGGAAACCGCGATGGGCGCCGCGATCGAAGTGCTGCCCAATACCGATGCCATCCGCGTCCCCCGATCTCGGTTCGCCCCGGTCAAAACGACCGGCGATCTGATCGCCGTGCGTTCGGATGCCTATGAAGTCCGCGAGGATTTTTCGGTAGGCTTGATCGCCAGTCGAAACGGCGTTCCGCCGCACGTCGCCCTGGACGATCGCTACTTCAAAAAAATCGGCGATCTCGATCAGCGGTTTGAAGACACGCCGTCGCTGAGTGATTGCGAGACGCTGAAGGTCAGCGGAAACCTGAAACTCTCCGCAGGCATCACCATCCGAGGCACCGCGAGTCTGGTCGGCGGTGAAGCACCCGCAACCGTCCCCGCGGGAACCTACGAAGGCGACCAGACATTCGCCTGATAGGGTAGGTCATGCTGCGCATGACGAATGGCAGATAGGGTAGGTCATGCTGCGCATGACAAATGGCAGATAGGGTAGGTCATGCTGCGCATGACAAATGGCATGCACAGCATGCCCTACCGAATAGGCTGCCAACCAGATTACCCAATCACCCCGTCTCTTGGTCGAGCCGTTCAAACGAATCTGGAAACCGATGACTTCCGTCATCATTGACTGGCAACGGATCGACGGAAATCACCGCGTCGAGTGGAATGTCACCATAGACATGCGGGAACAGAGCTCCGTCACGCGATGCTTCCCACCGCAGCGATTCGCCCAGTTTGCTCGCTTCGATTGTCAGCAGCAGTAAATCTTCTCGCCCGGCAAAGTATAGCTTCGCCGTCGTCTCGACCTGGTTGTGACCGGACAGGTGGATAAAGCCGTCGGTCAAATCGATGCCGCAGCCGGCGAAGACACCCGCGGCTTGGGCGTCGTCCCAGTCGGTTTTCGCGAGAATTTTGTAGACCATCGGCGTATTCAAAACTTGCCCTCCTCAATCATCAATCAATCGTTTCCCAAAACGGCCCCCATCATCTTCGCAAAATCCGATGCTTTCGTAGAACGCGATCCTACATTCGAATGTTCATCTGTGATGACGGTGCTTGAATTATACTGCTTGCTATCCCATGAAGACATCTCTCCACACACCGACGCCATGAATCCTTATCGCGCTCCGATCGCCACTCAAGACAACGACCACCCGGGGTTGCTGTGGGGAGTGTTGTCGGTGTTCTGTTTCGGATGGTCGTTCGGGACGGCGACACGCGCCGAAATGGACGCATTCGGCTGGTTCGGCATCGCGGTCTTCGTCCTGGGCATTTTGATTTGGATTCGGGTTTGCCGGGTGTGAAGTTTTTCGGGCATCCGTTTTCCTACCCGAAATTTTCCTACCTTCCTGCTGCGTTCTGTGGGCTCGGAACAACGGCTTGCCGACAGTGATCGCGACAGATTTTCCGGTCGGACTCTGGGGTTTCCATTGAGCGGGAGGCTGAACACGCGGGGTGTCGGGATTTGCTGCGACCCCGTCCGGGGTCGGGGGCAGGATTGGGGGCGTGGTCCGGAGGTGGCGCTGCGCTGACCTCCGGCTACTCGCTGTGATCCCTCCGGGATAGCTCGGACGCCGCGATGGGTGAAGGTTTTTCGCACTTGGTACGACTGGTCGTGCGAAAAACGAAGAAAAATGCGCACCAACTGCGGACAGACCCCGGGCGGTTGGCTCACTCGCTTTGGGGTGGATCAAAAGATTGGGTGGTCAAAAAATGGCAGGGACTGGGAGGATTTGCCTGTAAAGCTGGCTGCATTTCTTGACCCCCATCTCTTCTCCCGTACCACAACGTGCGTGCGGACCTCGGATCCGCGCCGTGTCGCTGTCGGCCCTTTCGACTGACGGATGCTTTCGATTTCGCCCCCGGGCTCTTAACGCTAGGAAGCATTTTTCCCATGTGTTTCTGGAGGTTATAGCGGTAGGGTGCAAGCGGGCTGTCGGTTTGGTGAGCCGCGGGCGCGTAAGCGGCCGGGCACTGCGACGCTGCCCGGGGCCTTACGGCCAGCGGCTCACCATTGACTCAGCAGATCCCGACTCAATCGACAGCCCGCAAGCCCTCCGGTTCTTCCTCTTTGCCAAAACACCGGAGGGCTCGCGCCCTGCCGCTAAAAAATGCTCCACAGCGCCCCGGGCTCTGCTCGGAGACGCAAAAAATCTCTCGGAGGCATCAAGTTTGTTGCAACAAAAACGTTGATTGTTCGCTTGGAAATCTGAACGAGGTGACTTCGCCCCAATTTGCAAGGCCCGATCACCAGCAGGTCGACTCACGCGGTTGGTCCACCTCTGAATTCCACGCAAACCCAAGGGACGAGACGACAATGGCAACGATTCAAGAACCTGCCAGAAAGGCACCGTGGCCACCC
Encoded here:
- a CDS encoding UTP--glucose-1-phosphate uridylyltransferase translates to MSSNWPAVQAVLDQAEVPEIVKGLFRQHYEKLCSGTESFIREADIQPASDVTDAETLPPAMQETGRAKLDSVAVLKLNGGLGTSMGLEGPKSLLSVRGEDSFLSFILRQAELLSVPLVLMNSFSTATQTDEAISAMGDVDVEVISFLQHQVPKIDATTLEPAVWPADPSMQWCPPGHGDIYAALVTSGTLERLLQDGRRYLFVSNADNLGATLDLSILGHFIESGKSFLMEVADRTPADRKGGHLARRADGQLLLREKAQCHGDEEAQFQDITTHRYFNTNNLWIDLVALSEFLDSNDGVVSLPTITNRKTVDPKDASSTAVYQLETAMGAAIEVLPNTDAIRVPRSRFAPVKTTGDLIAVRSDAYEVREDFSVGLIASRNGVPPHVALDDRYFKKIGDLDQRFEDTPSLSDCETLKVSGNLKLSAGITIRGTASLVGGEAPATVPAGTYEGDQTFA
- a CDS encoding DUF952 domain-containing protein; its protein translation is MVYKILAKTDWDDAQAAGVFAGCGIDLTDGFIHLSGHNQVETTAKLYFAGREDLLLLTIEASKLGESLRWEASRDGALFPHVYGDIPLDAVISVDPLPVNDDGSHRFPDSFERLDQETG